Proteins from a genomic interval of Garra rufa chromosome 4, GarRuf1.0, whole genome shotgun sequence:
- the LOC141333915 gene encoding uncharacterized protein isoform X2 gives MAFIKEETEDLKIEETFTVKHADTEEQTDLTALKEEEVLDEIKEEDQYENLQSISEQENLKVHRRIQTGKKPFTCQQCRKSFTSERGLKIHMRIHPGKKTFTCRQCGKSFTRRGLKEHMRIHTELCPFTCQQCGKRFIRKRDFVSHMIIHTGKKPFTCQQCGKSFTRKTSLKEHMRIHTIECPFTCQQCGKILTRIIDFVSHMSIHTGKKPFTCQQCGKKFTRERGLKEHMRIHTIECPFTCQQCGKIYTRERNFVSHMSIHSGKKPFTCQQCGKSFTRNTGLEEHMRIHTGECPFTCTLCGKSFSRKAALDWHVGIHTGEKPFSCQLCRKRFTCKVYLKRHTRIHSGEKPYICHQCGRGFDHRVRLNKHMMTHTEESP, from the coding sequence acctaacGGCGCTGAAAGAGGAGGAAGTACTTGATGAAATTAAAGAGGAAGATCAATATGAGAATCTTCAGAGTATCAGCGAACAAGAAAACCTTAAAGTTCACAGAAGAATTCAGACTGGAAAAAAGCCattcacctgtcaacagtgtcGTAAAAGTTTCACTAGTGAAAGAggtcttaaaatccacatgagaattcacccTGGAAAAAAAACTTTCACCTGTcgacagtgtggaaaaagtttcactagaAGAGGTCTTAAagagcacatgagaattcacacagaatTGTGTCCCtttacctgccaacaatgtggaaaaagaTTCATTCGTAAAAGAGATTTTGTAAGCCACATGATCATTCACACTGgaaaaaagcctttcacctgccaacagtgtggaaaaagtttcactcgtaaaacAAGTCTTAAagagcacatgagaattcacacaataGAGTGTCCCtttacctgccaacaatgtggaaaaataTTAACTCGTATAATAGATTTTGTAAGCCacatgagcattcacactggaaaaaaaccttttacctgtcaacagtgtggaaaaaaatTCACTCGTGAAAGAGGTCTTAAagagcacatgagaattcacacaataGAGTGTCCCtttacctgccaacaatgtggaaaaattTACACTCGTGAAAGAAATTTTGTAAGCCACATGAGTATACACTCTGgaaaaaagcctttcacctgccaacagtgtggaaaaagtttcactcgtaatACAGGTCTTGAagagcacatgagaattcacacaggagagtgtCCCTTTACATGCACactatgtggaaaaagtttcagtcgTAAAGCAGCTCTTGACTGGCACGtgggaattcacactggagagaagcctttttcCTGCCAACTGTGTAGAAAAAGATTCACTTGTAAAGTATATCTTAAAAGGCACAcaagaattcactctggagaaaagccttacatctGTCATCAATGTGGAAGAGGTTTCGATCATAGAGTACGTCTTAACAAGCACATGATGACTCACACTGAAGAGAGCCCATAA
- the LOC141333915 gene encoding uncharacterized protein isoform X1, whose translation MAFIKEESEDMKIEETFRVKQEDTEERTDLTALKEEEVLDEIKEEDQYENLQSISEQENLKVHRRIQTGKKPFTCQQCRKSFTSERGLKIHMRIHPGKKTFTCRQCGKSFTRRGLKEHMRIHTELCPFTCQQCGKRFIRKRDFVSHMIIHTGKKPFTCQQCGKSFTRKTSLKEHMRIHTIECPFTCQQCGKILTRIIDFVSHMSIHTGKKPFTCQQCGKKFTRERGLKEHMRIHTIECPFTCQQCGKIYTRERNFVSHMSIHSGKKPFTCQQCGKSFTRNTGLEEHMRIHTGECPFTCTLCGKSFSRKAALDWHVGIHTGEKPFSCQLCRKRFTCKVYLKRHTRIHSGEKPYICHQCGRGFDHRVRLNKHMMTHTEESP comes from the coding sequence acctaacGGCGCTGAAAGAGGAGGAAGTACTTGATGAAATTAAAGAGGAAGATCAATATGAGAATCTTCAGAGTATCAGCGAACAAGAAAACCTTAAAGTTCACAGAAGAATTCAGACTGGAAAAAAGCCattcacctgtcaacagtgtcGTAAAAGTTTCACTAGTGAAAGAggtcttaaaatccacatgagaattcacccTGGAAAAAAAACTTTCACCTGTcgacagtgtggaaaaagtttcactagaAGAGGTCTTAAagagcacatgagaattcacacagaatTGTGTCCCtttacctgccaacaatgtggaaaaagaTTCATTCGTAAAAGAGATTTTGTAAGCCACATGATCATTCACACTGgaaaaaagcctttcacctgccaacagtgtggaaaaagtttcactcgtaaaacAAGTCTTAAagagcacatgagaattcacacaataGAGTGTCCCtttacctgccaacaatgtggaaaaataTTAACTCGTATAATAGATTTTGTAAGCCacatgagcattcacactggaaaaaaaccttttacctgtcaacagtgtggaaaaaaatTCACTCGTGAAAGAGGTCTTAAagagcacatgagaattcacacaataGAGTGTCCCtttacctgccaacaatgtggaaaaattTACACTCGTGAAAGAAATTTTGTAAGCCACATGAGTATACACTCTGgaaaaaagcctttcacctgccaacagtgtggaaaaagtttcactcgtaatACAGGTCTTGAagagcacatgagaattcacacaggagagtgtCCCTTTACATGCACactatgtggaaaaagtttcagtcgTAAAGCAGCTCTTGACTGGCACGtgggaattcacactggagagaagcctttttcCTGCCAACTGTGTAGAAAAAGATTCACTTGTAAAGTATATCTTAAAAGGCACAcaagaattcactctggagaaaagccttacatctGTCATCAATGTGGAAGAGGTTTCGATCATAGAGTACGTCTTAACAAGCACATGATGACTCACACTGAAGAGAGCCCATAA